A window of the Phalacrocorax carbo chromosome 26, bPhaCar2.1, whole genome shotgun sequence genome harbors these coding sequences:
- the RPS5 gene encoding small ribosomal subunit protein uS7, producing MTDWETAPAVTETPDIKLFGKWSTDDVQINDISLQDYIAVKEKYAKYLPHSAGRYAAKRFRKAQCPIVERLTNSMMMHGRNNGKKLMTVRIVKHAFEIIHLLTGENPLQVLVNAIINSGPREDSTRIGRAGTVRRQAVDVSPLRRVNQAIWLLCTGAREAAFRNIKTIAECLADELINAAKGSSNSYAIKKKDELERVAKSNR from the exons ATGACCGACTGGGAGACGGCCCCCGCCGTCACCGAGACCCCCGACATCAAACTCTTCGGGAAATGGAGCACCGACGACGTGCAGATCAACGACATCTCCCTCCAG GATTACATCGCCGTGAAGGAAAAATACGCCAAGTACCTGCCGCACAGCGCCGGGCGTTACGCGGCCAAGCGCTTTCGGAAAGCCCAGTGCCCCATCGTGGAGCGCCTCACCAACTCCATGATGATGCACGGCCGCAACAACGGCAAGAAATTAATGACCGTGCGCATCGTCAAGCACGCGTTTGAGATCATCCACCTGCTCACCGGGGAG AACCCGCTGCAAGTCCTGGTTAACGCCATCATTAACTCGGGACCCCGCGAGGACTCGACCCGCATCGGTCGCGCCGGCACCGTCCGTCGACAGGCCGTGGACGTGTCCCCCCTGCGCCGCGTCAACCAG GCCATCTGGCTGCTGTGCACCGGCGCTCGCGAAGCCGCCTTCCGTAACATCAAAACCATCGCCGAGTGCTTGGCCGACGAGCTCATCAACGCCGCCAAG ggctCTTCCAACTCCTACGCCATCAAGAAGAAGGACGAGCTGGAGCGCGTGGCCAAATCCAACCGTTAA
- the GABBR1 gene encoding gamma-aminobutyric acid type B receptor subunit 1: MAGPPVPPRPPGWLLVALSLSLASRPSAGTGKKAVHVGALFPMSGGWPGGQACLPAVRMALEDVNSRRDILPDYELRLIHHDSKCDPGQATKYLYELLYNDPIKIILMPGCSSVSTLVAEAARMWNLIVLSYGSSSPALSNRQRFPTFFRTHPSATLHNPTRVQLFKKWGWTKIATIQQTTEVFTSTLDDLDQRVKEAGLEITFRQSFFSDPAAPVRNLKRQDARIIVGLFYETEARKVFCEVYKEKLYGKKYVWFLIGWYADNWFRIKDPAINCTEAEMAEAVEGHVTTEIVMLNPENTRSISNMTSQEFIEKLQKRLGKNPEETGGFQEAPLAYDAIWALALALNKTSAELVKKGLRLEDFNYNNKNITDEIYRALNSSAFEGVSGHVVFDASGSRMAWTLIEQLQGGVYKKIGYYDSTKDNLSWYNNDKWIGGAPPADYTKVITTFRFLSQKLFISVSVLASLGILLAIICLAFNIYNGHVRYIQNSQPYLNNMTAVGCTLALAAVFPLGLDGYHIGPGLFPFVCQARLWLLGLGFSLAYGSMFTKIWWVHTVFTKKEEKKEKRKTLEPWKLYATVGLLVGLDVVTLIIWQIVDPLHRTIEEFTKEEPKTDTDVSILPQLEHCSSTKMNTWLGIFYGFKGLLLLLGIFLAYETKSVSTEKINDHRAVGMAIYNVAVLCLITAPVTMILSSQQDAAFAFASLAVVFSSYITLVVLFVPKMRRLITRGEWQSEQQDTMKTGSSTNNNEEEKSRLLEKENRELEKIIAEKEERVSELRQQLQDRQQLRSRRRSSNPSREADNHFSPGLSAAPAAPAPFYQPNLPLVRCLVSEQADKLGRANCDGSRVHLLYK, from the exons ATGGCGGgtcccccggtgccccccaggcCGCCCGGGTGGCTTTTGGTGGCGCTCAGCCTCTCGCTGGCGTCGCGCCCGTCGGCGGGCACAGGCAAGAAGGCGGTACACGTCGGGGCGCTCTTCCCCATGAGTGGGGGGTGGCCGGGGGGCCAGGCCTGCCTCCCCGCCGTCCGCATGGCCCTGGAGGACGTCAACAGCCGGAGGGACATCCTGCCCGATTATGAGTTGCGGCTCATCCATCATGATAGTAAA TGTGACCCCGGCCAGGCCACCAAGTACCTCTACGAGCTCCTCTACAACGACCCCATCAAGATCATCCTCATGCCCGGCTGTAGCAGCGTCTCCACGCTGGTGGCCGAGGCCGCCCGGATGTGGAACCTCATCGTG CTCTCCTATGGGTCCAGCTCCCCCGCCCTCTCCAACCGCCAGCGCTTCCCCACCTTCTTCCGCACCCACCCCTCGGCCACCCTGCACAACCCCACCCGCGTCCAGCTCTTCAAGAAGTGGGGCTGGACCAAGATCGCCACCATCCAACAGACCACGGAGGTCTTCACCTCG ACCCTTGATGACCTGGACCAGCGGGTGAAGGAAGCCGGTTTGGAGATCACCTTCCGCCAGAGCTTCTTCTCCGACCCGGCCGCGCCCGTGCGCAACCTCAAG CGCCAAGACGCCCGTATCATCGTGGGGCTCTTCTACGAGACGGAGGCGCGTAAGGTCTTCTGCGAG GTCTACAAGGAGAAGCTGTACGGCAAGAAGTACGTCTGGTTCCTCATTGGCTGGTACGCCGACAACTGGTTCCGCATCAAGGATCCGGCCATCAACTGCACCGAGGCGGAGATGGCCGAGGCTGTAGAAGGACACGTCACCACCGAGATCGTCATGCTCAACCCTGAGAACACCCGCAGCATCTCCAACATG ACGTCCCAGGAGTTCATTGAGAAGCTGCAGAAGCGGCTGGGTAAGAACCCTGAGGAGACGGGTGGCTTCCAGGAGGCTCCACTGGCCTACGATGCCATCTGGGCGCTGGCCCTGGCCCTCAACAAGACCTCAGCGGAGCTGGTCAAGAAGGGGTTGCGCCTGGAGGACTTCAACTACAACAACAAGAACATCACCGATGAGATCTACCGGGCCCTCAACTCTTCCGCCTTCGAGGGCGTCTCG GGACACGTCGTCTTCGACGCCAGCGGCTCCCGCATGGCCTGGACGCTCATTGAGCAGCTGCAAG GAGGCGTCTACAAGAAGATCGGCTACTACGACAGCACCAAGGACAACCTGTCCTGGTACAACAACGACAAGTGGATTG GAGGTGCCCCGCCAGCCGACTACACCAAGGTCATCACCACCTTCCGATTCCTGTCCCAGAAGCTCTTCATCTCCGTCTCGGTGTTGGCCTCGTTGGGCATCCTCCTGGCCATCATCTGCCTGGCCTTCAACATCTACAACGGGCACGTCCG gtaCATCCAGAACTCACAGCCGTACCTGAACAACATGACGGCTGTGGGCTGCACGCTGGCGCTCGCTGCCGTCTTCCCCCTGGGACTCGACGGGTACCACATCGGGCCGGGGCTTTTCCCTTTCGTCTGTCAG GCCCGATTGTGGCTCCTTGGGCTGGGGTTCAGCCTGGCGTACGGCAGCATGTTCACCAAGATCTGGTGGGTCCACACTGTCTTCAccaagaaggaggagaagaaggagaagaggaag ACCCTGGAGCCTTGGAAGCTGTATGCCACCGTGGGGCTGCTTGTGGGGCTGGACGTGGTCACGCTGATCATCTGGCAAATCGTGGACCCCCTGCACCGCACCATCGAG GAGTTCACCAAGGAGGAGCCCAAGACGGACACGGACGTCTCCATCCTGCCCCAGCTGGAGCACTGCAGCTCCACCAAGATGAACACGTGGCTCG GGATATTTTACGGTTTCAAggggttgctgctgctgctgggcatcTTCCTGGCGTACGAGACCAAAAGCGTGTCCACGGAGAAGATCAATGACCACCGAGCGGTGGGCATGGCCATCTACAACGTGGCG gtCCTCTGCCTCATCACGGCGCCCGTCACCATGATCCTCAGCAGCCAACAGGACGCGGCCTTTGCCTTCGCCTCGTTGGCCGTCGTCTTCTCCTCCTACATCACCTTGGTCGTCCTCTTCGTCCCCAAG ATGCGACGCCTTATCACCCGAGGCGAGTGGCAGTCGGAGCAGCAGGACACCATGAAGACGGGCTCGTCCACCAACAACAACGAGGAGGAGAAATCCCGGCTGTTGGAGAAGGAGAACCGGGAGCTGGAGAAAATCATCGccgag AAGGAGGAACGTGTGTCGGAGCTccgccagcagctccaggacCGCCAGCAGCTCCGGTCCCGCCGACGGTCGTCCAACCCTTCCCGCGAGGCTGACAACCATTTCTCCCCGGGGCTGAgcgccgccccggccgcccccgcccccttcTACCAGCCCAACCTCCCCCTCGTCCGCTGCCTCGTCTCCGAACAAGCCGACAAGCTCGGCCGGGCCAACTGCGACGGCAGCCGCGTCCATCTCCTCTATAAGTGa